The Setaria viridis chromosome 2, Setaria_viridis_v4.0, whole genome shotgun sequence DNA window TGCTCCCACGTGTTCCACCCGGACTGCATCGACACCTGGCTCGCCTCCCACGTCACCTGCCCCGTCTGCCGCGCCAACCTCGTCCCGGACCCCAACGAaccggccgacgacgacgcgccggcAGAGCTGCCGCCAGCTCCCGCTCAAGAATTGCCGTCGCCCGCGTCCGCGCCGGCTGCTCCCGCGGCGGTGGTCATTGATGTGGAGGAGACGGAGGAGCAGAGGATTATCAGAGAGGAGGCCGACGAGTTGATGCGCATCGGCAGCGTCAAGCGCGCGCTGCGCTCCAAGTCCGGCCGCGCGCCAGCGCGGTTCCCGCGCTCGCACTCGACGGGGCActcgctcgccgcggcggcgtccgccaCCGGCAGCGCTGCCGCCGAGAGGTTCACGCTGCGGCTGCCCGACCACGTGCTCCGGGACCTCGCCGCGGCGGGGAAGCTGCAGCGCACCACGAGCCTCGTCGCGTTCCGCGCCAGCCGGGGCGGTAGCACGCGCCGCGGCGCCAGCGTCAGGACCatcggcggcgaaggcggcagCAGCCGCGGCGGGAGGAGCATCCGGCTGGGCCAGTCCGGGCGGTGGCCGTCGTTCCTGGCGCGGACGTTCTCCGCGAGGCTCCCCGCGTGGGGGTCGCGGTCGACGCGGAGGGGCGTCGAGGCTGACGGGTCGGCCAAGGGCGGcagggcggccggcgccgccggcgcaggcgcgaaGTCAGTGGAATACGACGACCAGGCGTGCGCGGCGGGGCAACGTGTTTGACGCAGCTTGCTCTGTCGTGGTCAATCGGTAGCTGCTAGGAAACTCTCGGTGCTTTCGTCGCCGACGTGgtagaaacatttttttttggcatttgAATTTTGGAAGGAAAGAGCTTGGTCGCTCCTTCTGGACGCGTGTtgtattcatttttttttacacaAAAAACCTGTAGATATAATGGTATACCTGACCTGAATGGCTGAATGGCTTGGAGCGCAGGAAACTTTCCCTGTTCCTGTAGAGTTCAGAAATGAAATCATCTTCTTTCAAATTTATCCATACTTTCCTGTAAAATTCATGTATATGACATATCATGCTGGATTGGTACCTTTTTTCGTCCACTCGATCAATCAAAGGACACAGGAATCATGTGATACGGTGACAGAGACAGAGGCGCCAAATGATTCTCACCAAGCCTGTACATGGTCTCAAACCAACCACGCATGTTTTTTCTAGAAAGTTCCTTCAAACATCGTCCGATCGGTGCACGGCCGCCTAATGTCAGCGCCACCAGGCTCGGTGCACGCATGGTTGACAACAAAATGTACGTACTCTAGAAACGGATGCGTCGATGCGTCAGGCcgtgcatcatcatcatcagacaCTGTGATCGTTGGTCTGTGCCTGGCTTTGCAGGCGACTCTGACGTTTTGCCTGAGGAGACGGGAAAAGAAACCTCGATTATCAGTAAGGATGCAAGGGGTTGCCTTAGTTCATTTGctttctattttccttttttttaaaactgAATTTGCTTCGGGATGACTCGACCGCATAAAGAAATTATTAAAACTTGTATTCCAAATCACATACGAGTATGTCAGTATATAATAAGAGATGTTTAAAATGAGATACTTCCTCCGTCCGTTTTGTTGTTTAAGGTAAATTAtagttcgttttgatttttctagttttataatttttactatgcatctagacatagcgtatatctaggtacatagcaaaatatatgaatctaaaagttaaaatgacctatttaaaagttaaaatgacctataattttggaCAGAGAGAGCACAAGAGACGTCGGATTGAAATTGAAAAATGCACAACACGATGGTAGGTACACCTACGTACTACACCTAGGCTATAAAAGTTATAGAAATGGAGCCAGCTACTTTTAGAAGTGAATGTTGGTTTCCTCACTCTCAAAATTATCAACCTAGTCTCTCGTTTTTAGAGGTATGGTGTGTATATGTGTTAAATAAACATGAGTGTTTATGCATGTACATGAGTCCAAGAGCTTTCTTTTATTAGCCTCAATACATGAGTTAGGGAgataaagcaaaaaaaaaaaaaagcaccaacAACTTTCCCAAACAGCTTGCAAAATATACGGCGATGCAAAAGTAGCTTCCGTTGTCCCACAAATGTCCCGCGAGTTCGCTCtttccccctcccccctccccccaagGTCCGTTGTCCCACAAATGTCCCGCATGTTCGCTCTTTCCccatcccccctccccccaagGTCCAGCTCCTCCTTTTTCCCACGTGCTGATCCATTCCCACAAGGAAATCACGAGGGGTAGGTGAGATCCTGAGGGGCGGTCCAACTGGATGGTCCACTCGTGCTAACATggtctgttttgaaatattgaggAGGCTAGTTATTGGAGATCTGCTATGGTGTGATAAGATTTTGGGGAAAGAAAATTTTAGAAGAGCTtccaatatatagttttggggGAGAATTTTTTTAAGAGACTGTAGTTGCTCTAAGTGTGCCTCAATCCtgcccttttttttaaaaaaaatggagggGTCTTACCGTGTGTCTCAATTctcaaagaaaacaagaaggcTAATGAATGATGCCCGTGTCTTCTTCTCGCTTCTGCACCTCTCTATGTTTTGCAATGTGACTAGGGATGAAAACAGACGGACAAAATCTTGTTCCCACCTGCccatttttctatatttatccTATATTTTACCTTATATGAAAATGAGATGGTAAAGTCCGAAAACGGGACGGGAAACAGGATGAGGATAACCGGAAGCGGGACGGGATCTGGGTGAGGGGGTATCCCACCTGTATTCATCCCGTTTTCAGTTTATACGGGATAGGCCtaatgggcctgttcgcttcagcttataagccggttgaaaaactgaaacggctgatttgttatgagaagaaaacactgtttggtggctgataagctagctgaataagctgaaacgaacatgCCCAATATTACAAATTCCAACCCTCAAGCCTCAGCAAATGGTCAGCCCAACAAGCGCATGAGGCCTCGTCGCACCTCGCCTACCCCTCCGGCCCTGCCCTGCTGCGCCTCCACCCGGGCATGAGACCCACACTGCTATCCTTGACTCGCCGGTGCCTGGGCAGAAGGCCCCCATACTCTGAGCGGCTGAGGATGTCGCGCAGTGGAGCAAGAGGACAAAGGCCCACGCCTCCGTCCTCTATTAGCTTGTTGTTGGCCTGTTGCTAACAGCCTGGCTTGCTGTTGCTGCTAGTGCTAGAGGGCGAGTGCTAGCTGCTTGCTGTGGTTGGCGCCTGACCTCCTGGTCACCTGGTGGCTGGTGCCACCGTGCTGCAAGACTGCACAATGCAGGACTCAAGTCAGGAAGTGCCCAGTACAATGTAGGAGTAGGACTGCTAGAGTGCTAGGTGTAGTAGCAGTAGTGTGTGCTATAGACTTAGTCATGTTTTGGAACCTGTTGTCCCAGTGTATGATCCTGATTCCAACCGTTTTCGTTATATTTCCATCCATATTTGATCGTTTTCATGTAACCGTGTATCCGGTTCCCGTTCCACTCCCGCTCCCATTTCCGGTGAAAAAAATGATACGGGATATGGTTAAGGGTTTTCCGCCCGTTCCCGTCCGTTTTCATCGCTAAATGTGGCCCAAGTCCACTTCCCGAGTTCGGCCTACAGACAATCAGCCCAAATGTGGCCCAATTTTATGCCCAGAGTACTGAGCCCATCACGCAACTGTTTTTAACTCAAAACGAGATAAGGCCCATAAGAAAACGACCTGGCTGGTGCTGTTGGAATTAATGGGCTTAGGTCCATATGAAAGGTCTACAGGAGCATCTATCTTTGCTGCTGTGCCATTCCTAACAGAGAAGTTTATCCAGAAACTACAGGGTAAATGCCAGTGTAGTTCTGATTAATCAATtgaacaattttttttgaacgaacagcACCTAACACGTacgtttctattgatatagcaaAAAATACATGGTCATGTCCCTGGAAGGCCATAATCAGGAAAAGTAGAGAGAAACTACAGAAAAAGCATGTGAAACAAATACCGGCAGGTCGGATTAGGAAATTAACACACACGGAAACTCAACTCAACTAAACAATCCTGGTTGGTCAGATTTGGGTACCACACCACCCAAACACTCCATGTCACCATCGCTCGTGTGCCCTACTGCGTCACCATCGCTCGTGTGCCCTACTGCGTCACCATCACCTGGGCACAAGACCGATAGAGGACAATCCATCATCACCGCTAGCGCTGTCATTGCTGACGATGTCCCACACCGAGCCAACCACTGCCATGCAGGGTTAGCCGCCGTCGTCCGCTGCAAGTCGTGTAGCTATCATGCCATCGGATCCGTTTACGCCGCCTCACGGAGTTGTCCTGCACTGGAATAACTCTTGCCAAGCAGGGCTAACCGCCGTAGAACGCTGCAAGCCGTCACGCCGATGCATGAGTAGCTGCCTCTGGCCATCAATCTACTAGCAGAGTCCGACAAGATATGGTCGCACACTGTGGCACCAAGCAACTAAGACACCTTTTCAAAAATAGCAGAAATGTCACACGGGGCCTCCAGCAACCGTCAGAAGACCACCTTGCATCGGAGCTGCCATCGCTACGTGGGACCACCCAACGCCTCATCACACAGGTCACATCGACAATGTACATCTGCTGGTCACCTCCTACACGTCGGCCTCATGCCAACTTTGTGGTCACACTGGCGCACGACCCCACCAAACCGTCGCCCTCAAACGCCAAGCAGAAGTTGTGCCCTTTAGACCTTGCACCAACGTCCACCTCTTGGTCGCCACCCGCCATCATGGACATCCGCAACTCGAGTCCTTGACTTGATCTCCACCCACTCCACCACATGGCCCAATCCACCAAGGTCAGAGCCTAGCACCAACTCGACCGTTGCTATGCGTGATCGATCATTGCTAAGCCTAACAGGGAAGCTTCCAGCGCACTGCCCACAACCATCAACGCCCACCAGCACATCAACAAGCATGGGGGGCTCTTGGTTGCCATCACGGGAGGGATACATGGGGAGAGGtcgagagagaagaaggatcCACTCATCCCTGCATCTACCCATCTTGACATCCTAGAGCACCACCGACACCGAAGATAAGCCGTCTGGAAGACAGGGAAGGCAGAACGGAAACTCCAAAGACGGCACCTTCAAGAAGAACACGATGCTAGAAGCGCGGTCGCCGCCCACCCAAGAGATCTTTGGCATGGTTTTGTGGcagaactgcccaaattaaACTAGCTTAAGTGCGTTAACCATCCTCTTAATTAGGGGCGAAGCCCAGTAGTCAGTAGGGGGTGTAGATGaacccccccccaaaaaaatagTGCTTACCCCCACATCTTGGCCCTTTATGCACCCCCTTGGCCCAACAAGCTGCACCCCCATGGCCTAGATTGCCAAGCCAGCAGCCCAATTGCCCAAATGCATCAGCACGTTAATCATTAATGGCCCAGATTTTTGATGGTTGGCGATCGGCGTGTTGCAACAGCAAGCAGCCCAGCAGTCCAAGTCCAACTCCACGCGCCTGGTGACTGACGCCAGTACCACGTGTGATGATCACCTGCCACCTGGTGCCGTTTCCCCTCCCACGGCACGATGATCTGACGACCGCCTGCGTCGCCTCCCGCTGGCAGAGTGGCAGGCGATCCTTGCCGCACCTACGTGCCAGGCGCCACCGCGGTAGCCCCTTGCGGCCTTGGCACTTCGCTGCCGTTGCGGACTCACGGTAGAAAATGGCGCTAGTGCGCCCAGGAGACAAGAGCCCAAGGCTGCTTGCTTGCGCCACGCCCACGACCGCACGATGCCCTGtcgccctcccctccccttctccacaGGTTTTGATTAatctttttattatttctttcttAATTAATCTGATTTGTTATATATATAATCGGAAAGCCTTAATGATTGGGTATTCTTTTTTGTACTGTAGGGTTTATTGGTACAACCGGGATTCAATTGGGGAATTGGAGTGATCGCACAGGAGAATTTAGTCTTGAATTCTTAAAGGTGCCACTTAAACATTTAGCATGTCATCCTATTTCAAATTTCCCATGGATTCTGTTCTTTATTCCTAAATTATGCAACCAACAAATTAGTACATATTTACATATTAGGTTACTAATGACAGGTCAATTAATGGAACGATTTTACAAAAGGAAAGCACCGGAGCCGGATGATATCAACTGGGAGGAGGTTAAGTCTGATCCAAGATTAAGGAAACAAATTGATGATTATGATCCTAATGTTAGAGAGAGGGTGAGAAGAAAGTACTTGGAGAATGGGCCTTGCCAACCTCGCATAGTTCGTTTTCCTGTGACAGAGATTGGAGGAGTTCCAAGAAGGTTTGTTCCAGAACGGTTCGATGAGTTTGGAGGTTGGCTTGAATATAGTGAGTCCAAAGATAGAGTATATTGCTTTTATTGTTTCTTGTTTAGAGAAAAGAAAGATGGTAGATATGAAGCATTTGTTAAAAATGGTTGGAATAGCTATCATAGAAAGGAAAGGCTACAAAATCATGTTGGTAACGTCGGTGGCTCACACGATCTAGCAATGAAGAAATGTGATGATCTCTtacaaacaaaacaacacaTTGATGTTGCTTTCCATGATGTGAGTGAATCTGCTAAGAAGGACTATTTTACTCATTTGAATGGGTCTATTGATGTTGCTAGAATATTGGTGAAGCAAGGATTGCCATTTCGGGGCCATGACGAGTCAAAGAAGTCCTTAATTAAAGGGAACTTCAGGCAATTTTGTAATTTTGTAGAGGAGCAAAATCCGACCTTAAGAAAGGTAGTAGATAAAAAGAAATCGGATAACAGCCTTTTGATTGCTCCTGAAATAAGAAGGATATTGTGCATTATTTTGCAAAGGAAGTGCTACACTTTATTCTAGAAGAAATTGGGGATGATGTTTTTTGCTTGCTAGTTGATGAGTCGAGAGATGTTTCTTGGAAAGAACAGATGGCAATTGTCTTAAGATATGTAGATAAATGTGGAATTGTTAAAGTGAGATTTGTTGGTCTTGTTCATGTGGACGAAACAAATTCTGCAAGTCTCAAGTCTGCTATTGATGCATTATTTGTTGATCTTAAGTTAAGCCTAAAGCAAGTTAGAGGCCAAGGATATGATGGTGCTAGCAATATGCGAGGTGAGTTCAACGGCTTGCAATCATTGATCATGAGAGAAAATATTTCAGCTTATTATGTTCACTATTTTGCTCACCAACTCCAATTAGTCCTTGTGGCCATTGCGAGAAAGCATAAAGGGGTTAGTGAATTTTTTACTATGATTTCTATCTTATTGAATGTGGTGGGTGGATCATCTAAGAGAAGGGACATGATTAGAGATATCAATCTTCAATAAATGAGTAAAGCATTAGGCTGCGGGCAGCTTCAGACCGGGATAGGGTTGAATCAAGAGCAAAGTCTTCAAAGACCTGGAGATACTCGTTGGAGTTCCCATTATAAATCTCTCAAAAGTTTGGTTGACATGTTTCCTACAAAGGTCAAGGTACTGGAAATTAtggaaaaagataaaaaaagattGGAAAATCAGAGATCAAGCATCAAACCTTTTACGATACTTCCAGTCTTTTGACTTTGTCTTCTATTTGCATCTCATGTTGACTATATTAGGAATCACAAATACCTTGTCATTAGCATTGCAATAGAAGGATCAGGACATAGTGAATGCTATTAAATGTGTGAAAGCAACTAAATGCCAATTGGATGAACTTAGAAGAGAAAAGTAGGTGATGCTATTAGATGATGTGCATGGATTTTGTGACAAGAATGATATTTGCAAATTGGAAATGGAAGATGAATATATTGATCCAAAGAAGAAGTGGAGGCATAAATCTGGAATTACGAACAAGCATTATTATCAAGTAGATTGTTTTAATGATGTTATTGATTGGCTACTTCAAGAGCTTGACAGCCGCTTCAACGAGACAAGCTCTCAATTGCTTGTTTGCTCAGCAGCTTTTAGTCCAAGAGACTCATTTCATGATTTTAGTATAGAAAATTTGATGAGCCTAGCAAAGCTTGATCCACATGATTTTGATTCTAGGAATTTGAGGGATCTTAACCACGAGCTTGGCCTATACATATATGATGGGAGAGATGATGAAAGCTTCTCCAACCTAGAAAGTGTTGCCGAGCTTTCTCAAATAATGGTGAAGACTAGAAAACATGAACGTTATCCAATGGTTTATCAACTTTTGAAGCTTGTGCTAGTGCTACCTATTGCTACTGCTACAATTGAGAGGTGTTTCTCAGCCATGAAAATTGTGAAAATAGAATTGTGCAATCGCATTGGTGATATATGTATGAGCAATAGCCTTATTTGCTATGTGGAGAAAGAAGAGCTGTTGAAAGTCACCAATGAGGCCGTGGTTCGTCGCTTCATGAAAATGCAAGGTCGTAGATTTGATGATGAAGGTTAAAGGTaatgtattttatttttttcattagtttattttttctcttaaaATATTGTTTGTGGAATTCTTCGGTTTGGTAATTATATTTTATCCCTTCTTTATTCTTGCACCCCCCTCCATTTCGCTCTAGCTTCGCCACTGCTCTTAATAGTTAATCCGATCAATACGCACTTACAATGGTGTAATCTGATAGTATGTTGGGTCAAGCCCGATTCAACCATTGAATATCTCGATCGAAAAAAtatgcaacaagtctcacacgaaggtgagcacaAATGATACAACATGGTATTTCAGTTTACAAACATAGGGTACACAAATTAATTTACAAACCAAGTTCAAATTAAATAGATAGATTACAAAGTAGAAGTCTTAAATAAAACACAGTGGAAGACGATTACGTTAAGGTTCTAACGAAGGTACATGATAACATGAGTAGCCCGACAACATGTCATCAAACACGAGATCGCCTCAAGGGGTACATCAACAAGAACAAGAGGACCGGGCCAATTAGAGAGAATacgcggccttcttgatgatgtggctagagaaacatcttttctgtggcagagcagtcggcccttcttccaacacacaagcccTGGCCGAAGCCCTGTCAAGAGGAGCAAATGTTCCTTTAGGAAAACACCTATTGGGATTGGCCTACCGTATGATGCACCAGATCGGCGTCAAGCTGTCAAAGGGAGAGCTGATTGGTAACcctggtggcccctggtggttcatcaccctctggcttaatttgtatatgagcaagatctcccagcaacagatagagaccaagacattccccaacattgagtcaGAGGAAAACCCCACCGTGCGGCGCCGATGCACCTCTTTTGGCAAAGCAGCATCAGCTTTCCCTAGTTGCCAGTTTATCGCCACCCAGACagccgaatacttcagatgcttttacaacggctttagtgaaTAATCTACCAGTTGGTACCCGTACCAGAGAATAGAGCCACTTTTTGAGCTCCCCTTCTGCTATGATTCGAcgtccaacacctttgacaaCGACCTCACGGACGCCTTGATTAAGTCAGGGATTTTACCTACAAACTTCTTCTCCAGAAAGGAttccccaacttatgagttttacaacccatcagttgcagcacggcaaaTCGCCCtcggtcagctgccgattcaggcTTACTTTGCTGGCCGTGCAAAATTTCGAGATGcgctcaccaagggccttgactataatcggctgTGCAACTTAGTGCCCGATTCCAGCACCATTGACCTGACCaattggatagtagctccttttgatgttcaacaattcaagttatggtgggcagaatggaagcaacatCTCTTTTGTGCATCTCCCGCGACATATTGCAATAATCTGGACcctgacaacatcgacccgaatgctgCGGTACTACTCTTTCCTCAGCCGATTTCGATGTCGTTTCCTTTTTATGCTACAAATTTGCCACTaactcttattttcttttatagtccgagagtcgacttcctccaacgcgcagccggagtggtaggccgatagagaatcgctaCCCATACACAccattcccactcatcggctaCCATGCCCCATCCATTGAAGACATCGCCACTGGCTGATTAAAACAGCAGTCAAAGAAAACCTCCTCAAAGAAAACGAGTCGCCGAGTGCGCGCCCGCATAGAACTGACCGATCAATCGGTGGCGGCATCGGCTGAATCTTTGGCTGCGCCGATTCTGCCAATTATGGAGGAAGTCGATCCCCaggctgctacagaagctggagcggctgctgCATCGCTGCTGGTAGAAGCCGTTCAGGTAACTTCATACACCTCACATCTTTCTAGGTATTCTGCCGATATTAACTTCTTTTTTTCTATCATGATGCACAAATCGCTCCAGTGCAATCTCCGCAACAATCGGCTACATTCCAGGCAGAAACCGGAACACCAGCAATTCGTCCAACCGAGGTAGAGAGTCATTTAGTTTAATTTTTGATATTTAACTAAAAGCTAATCTGATTTTGATGCAGGCTACCCTGGACACGTCGATTGTACCTTTCCAACAACCATCGGCCAGGCGACTTACGGAGGTACGACAGTTATTATATATCATCAGATTTAATCATTTGCATTATATTGATGAAAATCCGCTTCCCGTACCTTCCCAGGAGGCTGGTCCGAGCAGGGCACCGATAATCATTGAATCGTCTTCCTCTGATGAGCCAGTCGTGCCAGTTCTTGAGACGAGGGTAACACTCCCGCCGgcacaagcagaagaaatccacttcaAAAAGGTAAGAGACCTGTcacccaaatcggccgatttcccattACCATCAGCTAATctgtatttttatttcttattctttcgcaggaacaagatacccccaacaacagtcttttcTCTTTAGCGGTCacactttctgatgatgaggaggttgctTCTCATCAAGTCACACTGAGGTCAGTCCCCGATGACGTCCGCgccaagcttgagagcatacggaccctcctccaggatgatatcggccgactagtggaagatgcctcgccgattcggcagctcttcagcgaTATCAGAGGCCGAGTTCCCAAAGAGGCATAAGAAGCCCTGGCGCCCGCcgcatacatcgagtcaatgcggattccgATGTTCAGGGCTTtacgccacatggccgatcgtacCAAGTTAGCAAAAGCTCGTGAAGAGGACTCTTATAAGCATCgggctcaagaagtgcatcaatGCATTAACTTCCTTGAAAGCTCTCGCCCATATATCGTTGGTgccatagatcgcctcaaacggcGGAGgacagagcttgccaaggaaatggagcaggtgaccaaagccatAGCCGttgaagagaaaagactccaagacctcccctctGTTATGGCCGAACTGAAGCAAGAGAGGCAGAGCCTGGCCCACAaagcaatcaagctccatcaccatatgccagaagtcctTAGATCGGCTGATGACGACTAGAGgactttagactcggccgatcaggttaggcagcgagcgattgcggctattaatgccctccttgggtgaactgtaaaagtactggacgctttgtaaaaacattaatgtcttttAGCCGTTGACATGTTGATCCAATCCTGAACCGTCCTTCGTGGCagcctttcatttattaccccttttactccgatgggacgtGTCTTACCAATTTCTCGCCCCTTTttcttctataagtatgaggccCTGTATTGTTTCCAAAGGCATTCGCATCGCTCGTCCTCTTCTCTTCTAGTAGTTTG harbors:
- the LOC117843192 gene encoding E3 ubiquitin-protein ligase ATL6 gives rise to the protein METTLLRSNGRLLPLFLLLLAVADFTAAQGPQQTNGQTPYTNFSPSMAIVIVVLIAAFFFLGFFSIYVRHCYGDGSSGYSASPAPNGAAARSRRQRGLDAAVLETFPTMAYADVKAHKAGKGALECAVCLSEFDDDETLRLLPKCSHVFHPDCIDTWLASHVTCPVCRANLVPDPNEPADDDAPAELPPAPAQELPSPASAPAAPAAVVIDVEETEEQRIIREEADELMRIGSVKRALRSKSGRAPARFPRSHSTGHSLAAAASATGSAAAERFTLRLPDHVLRDLAAAGKLQRTTSLVAFRASRGGSTRRGASVRTIGGEGGSSRGGRSIRLGQSGRWPSFLARTFSARLPAWGSRSTRRGVEADGSAKGGRAAGAAGAGAKSVEYDDQACAAGQRV
- the LOC140221919 gene encoding uncharacterized protein — protein: MEDEYIDPKKKWRHKSGITNKHYYQVDCFNDVIDWLLQELDSRFNETSSQLLVCSAAFSPRDSFHDFSIENLMSLAKLDPHDFDSRNLRDLNHELGLYIYDGRDDESFSNLESVAELSQIMVKTRKHERYPMVYQLLKLVLVLPIATATIERCFSAMKIVKIELCNRIGDICMSNSLICYVEKEELLKVTNEAVVRRFMKMQGRRFDDEG